Proteins encoded within one genomic window of Lacipirellulaceae bacterium:
- a CDS encoding amidophosphoribosyltransferase — MSELHHECGVAAIYHLRSNVEGAAVSDLCPSQGPEEISRLMPRMLLDIQNRGQLSAGMTSYNPVRQQLIDTYRKLGTVSEAFRLNHRGKCEALMREYAGCAAIGHVRYATCGKEDASYAQPFERHHLQKHKWFSFAFNGQLANYAHLREKLLAEDNHHLARTTDTEIIMHEISRELSGDRRMPLIDVMRHLATRFDGAYSLAMLNALGEMLIARDPLGVKPMCYAIEGPLLAAASESVALLNLGFQAESIKSLEPGTAIIVSNNEISIERFSDNPRRAHCFFEWIYFANVASTMDERSVYLSRKALGEELAALEDVPRDEDTIVVPVPDTSKAAADAMAFKLGVPSIEGLIRNRYSGRTFIEGGANRKAKAASKYTPLPEVLEGKRVLLVEDSIVRSTTMRVLISKIRDVGRAKEIHVRVACPPITAPCFYGIDMSTIGELFAPPFFARGNSSVAEGEDEETMFARMATELGADSLRFLPVESIANAIEKPADSLCRACVTGEYPTPWGQKLYNIALNQEEQGGCEAGRTYEAAAT, encoded by the coding sequence ATGAGCGAATTGCACCACGAATGTGGCGTTGCCGCGATCTATCATCTTCGTAGCAACGTTGAGGGAGCTGCCGTCAGCGACCTTTGCCCCTCGCAAGGGCCAGAGGAAATCTCGCGTTTGATGCCGCGGATGCTGCTCGACATCCAAAATCGCGGGCAGCTTTCAGCGGGGATGACTAGCTACAACCCCGTCCGTCAGCAACTGATCGATACCTATCGCAAGCTGGGTACCGTTAGCGAGGCTTTCCGCTTGAACCATCGCGGCAAGTGCGAAGCCCTGATGCGGGAATATGCCGGCTGTGCCGCCATTGGCCATGTTCGCTACGCTACCTGCGGCAAAGAAGACGCCAGCTACGCCCAGCCGTTCGAGCGACATCACCTCCAGAAACACAAGTGGTTCAGCTTCGCCTTCAATGGTCAGCTCGCCAACTACGCCCATTTGCGCGAAAAGCTGCTCGCAGAAGACAATCACCATCTGGCCCGCACGACGGACACCGAGATCATCATGCACGAGATCAGCCGGGAACTCTCCGGCGATCGTCGCATGCCGCTGATTGATGTGATGCGGCACTTGGCGACCCGCTTCGACGGGGCTTACAGCCTGGCGATGCTCAACGCGCTCGGCGAGATGCTCATCGCTCGCGACCCGCTCGGCGTGAAACCGATGTGCTACGCCATCGAAGGCCCGCTGCTAGCCGCCGCAAGTGAGAGCGTCGCCCTGCTGAATCTCGGCTTCCAAGCAGAATCGATCAAGTCCCTGGAACCCGGCACGGCAATCATTGTCAGCAACAACGAAATCAGCATCGAGCGATTCAGTGACAATCCCCGCCGGGCACATTGCTTCTTCGAGTGGATCTACTTCGCGAACGTCGCTAGTACGATGGACGAGCGAAGCGTTTATCTCTCTCGGAAAGCGTTGGGGGAAGAACTCGCCGCACTGGAAGATGTCCCTCGAGACGAAGACACGATCGTCGTCCCCGTACCTGACACAAGCAAAGCCGCCGCGGATGCGATGGCCTTCAAGCTGGGCGTCCCGAGCATCGAAGGACTCATCCGCAATCGCTACTCGGGCCGCACATTCATCGAAGGGGGCGCGAACCGTAAAGCGAAAGCCGCCTCCAAGTACACGCCGCTGCCCGAAGTCCTCGAAGGGAAGCGTGTTCTGCTGGTCGAAGACTCAATTGTTCGCTCAACGACCATGCGGGTGCTGATTTCAAAAATTCGCGACGTGGGCCGCGCCAAAGAAATCCACGTCCGCGTCGCCTGCCCACCGATCACCGCCCCCTGCTTCTACGGCATCGACATGTCCACGATCGGCGAACTCTTCGCACCGCCCTTTTTCGCCCGCGGCAATAGTAGCGTCGCTGAAGGCGAAGATGAAGAAACGATGTTCGCCAGAATGGCCACGGAACTCGGGGCCGACTCGCTGCGTTTCCTCCCAGTCGAGTCGATCGCCAATGCCATCGAGAAACCCGCCGACAGCCTCTGCCGAGCGTGCGTTACCGGCGAGTACCCCACGCCCTGGGGCCAGAAGCTCTACAACATCGCCCTCAACCAAGAAGAGCAGGGCGGCTGCGAAGCAGGGCGGACTTACGAAGCGGCTGCGACTTGA
- the trmB gene encoding tRNA (guanosine(46)-N7)-methyltransferase TrmB: MGRRALKKLPPGLDTSRHFTTVEQLPTPWNPAELFVVEQPLEVEVGSGKGLFLQSAAADHPERNFLGVEVRRKYAEYIAGKLAQRELDNALSVHGDGLRMFRECIPEASLAAVHVYFPDPWWKARHRKRRVLNEPFLNDVVRTLQTGGRLHFWTDVEEYFVSTLELIAEKIDLEGPIEVAEKKPEHDMDYRTHFERRKRQDDKPIFRAEFVKS; encoded by the coding sequence ATGGGCCGACGTGCTCTCAAAAAACTCCCTCCCGGGCTCGACACGTCGCGGCACTTCACGACCGTTGAGCAGTTGCCGACCCCCTGGAATCCCGCGGAGCTGTTTGTCGTCGAACAGCCGCTCGAGGTAGAAGTCGGCAGCGGGAAGGGCCTGTTCCTGCAATCCGCGGCGGCGGATCATCCTGAGCGGAATTTCCTCGGCGTCGAAGTCCGTCGGAAGTACGCGGAGTACATTGCCGGAAAGCTCGCCCAGCGAGAACTGGACAACGCCCTTTCCGTCCACGGCGATGGGCTGCGGATGTTTCGCGAATGTATCCCTGAGGCCTCACTTGCCGCGGTGCATGTCTACTTCCCCGACCCCTGGTGGAAGGCACGTCACCGAAAGCGCCGGGTGCTGAACGAACCGTTCCTAAACGATGTCGTCCGCACGCTGCAAACTGGGGGACGATTGCATTTTTGGACAGATGTTGAAGAGTACTTCGTCAGCACCTTGGAACTGATCGCTGAGAAGATCGACTTAGAAGGGCCAATCGAAGTAGCAGAAAAAAAACCCGAACACGACATGGACTACCGCACGCACTTCGAGCGACGGAAACGGCAGGATGACAAGCCGATTTTTCGGGCTGAGTTTGTGAAAAGTTAG
- a CDS encoding 3-hydroxyacyl-ACP dehydratase FabZ family protein, with the protein MPIRDVILDPAEIDYDTVVADINEIRSHNPQRYLMEQLTAIVYDDPEANICAGYRDLTPEEFWVPGHMPGMPLMPGVVMCEAAAQVCSFHTQRHDLLGAVMVGFGGLDKVRFRGLVRPGDRLLVMCEKLKLRRGRMITCRFQCFVGTDLKCDGELSGIPLPVDNM; encoded by the coding sequence TTGCCCATTCGTGATGTCATTCTCGACCCTGCGGAGATCGACTACGACACGGTCGTGGCGGACATCAACGAGATTCGCTCGCACAATCCACAGCGTTACTTGATGGAGCAGCTCACGGCAATCGTCTACGACGACCCGGAAGCAAACATCTGTGCGGGGTATCGCGACCTGACGCCCGAGGAGTTCTGGGTACCCGGCCACATGCCAGGGATGCCGCTGATGCCGGGTGTGGTGATGTGCGAAGCCGCGGCGCAAGTATGCTCGTTCCACACGCAGCGGCACGATCTGTTAGGAGCCGTGATGGTCGGCTTTGGCGGGCTCGACAAAGTAAGATTCCGCGGGCTGGTTCGTCCGGGTGATCGCTTACTGGTCATGTGCGAGAAGCTGAAACTACGTCGCGGGCGGATGATCACATGTCGCTTTCAGTGCTTCGTCGGCACGGACCTCAAGTGCGACGGCGAACTGAGCGGCATTCCGCTGCCGGTGGACAATATGTAG
- a CDS encoding BBP7 family outer membrane beta-barrel protein gives MTKFTVACLLLLCGSVAQAQVEDPFCNICCNDFDSQYFAPVDFDFDCRPIRKDCGFFFNYDRIAWVTTGERHPLGLQGGTAAGSLNAFRVFDSGGIIVLSDPTDPDSDEIFVPGDEFIIPAPLRPNGIMNAAPRASVGYGHRYEGGYFHGNAGWLVGVLDGFDSISAQNFGFGFTPQDNTNGGALGLPSGIPNNPNNQLLSPLGSVPIAFEDPGLTVVLPGAAPGGGPLTTTIPFMSGFIDVRTGATGGVPGGSLEADSNGDGVLDGDGLADDIDRDGQFGPDGLEGGDPGEVPNVIGGGLPHDFGDLVELPTSWQSIQIRNRTRIDGVELMRTHVLDNRHKMATKQNSFLQMGYGVRFFQLDDNFRVDGQGGVLGDSFWDTSIVNNIVGPQIALAYKSQRGRFLFDFNGRFMFGYNIQNMDQTAALGEDLIPGQHNHPLYFPPTVSNHGRQEEDFAPLVEIRANASYQVTKALALKLGYTGTFVDNIRRASQHVRYRLPDMGFRDDAGTQNIFVNGVNGGFEVVY, from the coding sequence ATGACAAAGTTTACCGTTGCCTGCTTGTTGCTCCTGTGCGGAAGTGTTGCCCAGGCACAGGTGGAAGATCCGTTCTGCAATATCTGCTGCAACGACTTCGATTCGCAGTACTTCGCGCCGGTCGACTTCGACTTCGATTGTCGTCCTATTCGCAAGGACTGCGGGTTCTTCTTCAACTACGATCGCATCGCCTGGGTGACTACCGGAGAACGGCATCCGCTTGGACTGCAAGGTGGAACAGCCGCTGGATCGCTTAATGCTTTCCGAGTTTTCGACTCGGGAGGAATCATCGTGCTTTCTGATCCTACGGACCCCGATAGTGACGAAATCTTCGTCCCTGGCGACGAGTTTATCATCCCAGCTCCCCTACGCCCGAACGGAATCATGAATGCCGCACCGCGGGCAAGCGTCGGTTACGGCCATCGTTATGAAGGTGGATACTTTCACGGCAACGCTGGTTGGCTGGTGGGTGTCTTGGATGGTTTTGACAGCATCTCCGCCCAGAACTTTGGGTTCGGGTTCACTCCTCAAGACAATACGAACGGTGGTGCCTTGGGACTCCCGAGCGGTATCCCAAATAACCCCAATAACCAACTCCTAAGTCCTCTTGGGTCGGTACCCATCGCTTTTGAAGACCCGGGGCTGACCGTTGTTCTGCCTGGGGCTGCCCCAGGTGGTGGCCCTCTGACAACCACCATCCCCTTTATGTCGGGCTTCATTGATGTCCGCACTGGCGCGACCGGAGGAGTCCCCGGCGGCAGCCTTGAAGCCGATAGCAACGGAGATGGTGTCCTCGATGGTGATGGACTCGCTGACGACATCGACCGCGACGGGCAATTCGGTCCAGATGGTCTCGAAGGTGGCGATCCGGGTGAGGTCCCCAACGTGATTGGTGGTGGTCTTCCGCACGACTTTGGCGACCTCGTGGAACTCCCAACATCTTGGCAGTCTATCCAAATCCGCAATCGCACGCGAATTGACGGTGTCGAGCTGATGCGAACCCACGTGCTCGACAACCGCCATAAAATGGCCACAAAGCAGAATAGCTTCCTGCAAATGGGCTACGGTGTAAGGTTCTTCCAACTCGACGATAACTTTCGCGTCGATGGCCAGGGCGGGGTCTTGGGCGACAGCTTCTGGGACACCTCGATCGTCAACAACATCGTGGGACCGCAAATCGCCTTAGCCTATAAGAGCCAGCGGGGTCGCTTCCTGTTCGATTTCAATGGCCGTTTCATGTTTGGTTACAACATTCAGAACATGGATCAAACGGCAGCTCTTGGCGAAGACCTGATTCCTGGGCAGCACAATCATCCTTTGTATTTCCCACCTACGGTTTCCAACCACGGTCGTCAAGAAGAGGACTTCGCCCCATTGGTCGAAATCCGTGCTAATGCCAGCTACCAAGTGACCAAGGCACTCGCTTTGAAGCTCGGATACACGGGCACCTTCGTTGACAACATCCGACGGGCTTCGCAGCACGTCCGCTACCGTCTACCGGATATGGGCTTCCGCGACGACGCCGGAACGCAGAATATCTTCGTCAATGGCGTGAACGGTGGCTTCGAGGTCGTTTATTGA
- a CDS encoding lipopolysaccharide biosynthesis protein gives MPCTSARTNGKKSRHERHGQKEPDTLKQPIDYFSSDQLRKDLKGKTVRGGVVTGVAQCVRIFVGFATIPILARLLQAEDFGLVAMVGFFTNFAAMFVDAGLSAATIQSKSLTTQQATNLFWISALLGACVAVASAILAPFVSWFYEEPRLTSIMLVLSITFLISGLSIQHQAMLKRSMDFRSLAVLDLGSFIGAQIIGISCAAIWRGQPWDYWALVVIPVAMSLFRMLALWRFCHWRPSFPVKRSGTRSLVVFGANLTGFNFMNYFVRNADNLIIGKSWGEEPLGYYERAYKLFLLPTRSISVPLSGLMVSTLSRLVDEPTRYKNLYVNVVSKLSLVTMPIAAFTFAVSESIVDAVLGDGWSDVAPILRVLSLVAISQSIGSTLGWLLVSQGRTADSLRWILFAGPIIVLSFLVGNRWGPLGVAIAYSATSCLIIFPCNVWYTCRRGPVQARDIYRLFADPIVVSTLVAPLAWYCQELTADLEPGMRLLVITGSCLTAVSAFVLIYPSTRKSILDLLQLFRELRDGKLKKTTEF, from the coding sequence ATGCCTTGCACTTCCGCAAGGACCAACGGCAAGAAATCGCGTCACGAGCGCCACGGCCAAAAAGAGCCTGACACTTTGAAACAACCGATCGACTACTTCTCGAGCGACCAGCTTCGCAAAGACCTCAAGGGCAAAACGGTCCGCGGAGGTGTTGTTACCGGTGTGGCTCAGTGTGTACGAATCTTTGTTGGCTTCGCGACTATCCCGATTCTTGCCCGTTTACTCCAGGCAGAAGACTTTGGCTTAGTGGCGATGGTTGGTTTCTTTACCAACTTCGCCGCGATGTTCGTGGATGCGGGTCTGTCAGCCGCCACGATCCAGAGCAAGTCGTTGACAACACAGCAAGCGACAAACTTATTCTGGATATCTGCCTTGCTAGGAGCATGTGTTGCGGTGGCCAGCGCAATACTCGCACCCTTTGTTAGCTGGTTCTACGAAGAGCCCCGATTGACGTCCATTATGCTCGTTTTGTCGATTACTTTTCTGATAAGTGGGCTGAGCATACAACACCAAGCGATGCTCAAAAGAAGCATGGACTTTAGATCACTAGCCGTCTTGGATCTCGGATCCTTCATCGGTGCACAGATTATTGGCATCTCCTGTGCAGCTATCTGGCGTGGCCAGCCATGGGACTACTGGGCTTTAGTTGTCATCCCCGTCGCAATGAGTTTGTTTCGCATGCTTGCCCTCTGGCGATTCTGTCATTGGAGGCCAAGCTTTCCTGTCAAGAGGAGCGGAACGCGAAGCTTGGTGGTCTTCGGTGCCAATCTTACCGGCTTCAACTTCATGAATTATTTCGTAAGAAATGCAGACAACTTAATCATCGGAAAGTCATGGGGAGAAGAGCCACTAGGCTACTACGAACGGGCTTACAAACTATTTCTTTTGCCTACGAGAAGCATTAGCGTTCCGTTATCGGGCCTTATGGTCTCCACCTTAAGCCGACTCGTTGACGAACCAACCCGCTACAAGAACCTGTACGTAAACGTTGTCAGCAAACTATCTTTGGTAACGATGCCAATTGCTGCCTTTACGTTTGCCGTATCCGAGTCGATCGTTGATGCAGTGCTGGGCGACGGTTGGTCCGATGTCGCCCCAATACTTCGCGTATTATCACTGGTCGCGATCTCGCAATCGATCGGATCGACCCTAGGGTGGCTCCTGGTTTCTCAAGGCCGAACTGCCGATAGCCTGCGATGGATTCTTTTTGCTGGGCCAATCATTGTTCTTAGCTTCTTAGTTGGCAATCGGTGGGGACCCTTAGGTGTCGCTATTGCCTATTCCGCGACTTCATGTCTAATCATTTTCCCCTGCAATGTGTGGTATACCTGCAGACGTGGACCAGTTCAGGCGAGAGACATCTACCGACTGTTTGCTGACCCTATTGTCGTCTCGACTCTCGTCGCCCCATTGGCATGGTATTGCCAAGAACTTACTGCAGACCTAGAACCGGGTATGAGGCTGCTGGTGATTACTGGTTCCTGCCTGACTGCCGTCTCTGCGTTTGTCCTCATCTACCCGAGTACGCGCAAGAGCATACTCGATCTCTTGCAGCTATTTCGCGAATTGCGTGATGGAAAACTCAAGAAAACGACCGAGTTTTGA
- a CDS encoding sulfotransferase, with translation MKPVRVFVVGCPRSGTTLVQSRLSAHGGLSTFPETQLMPQLVGMQRLRAGLAKCRSPRESFADTVIGLLSKFGYGRSTKAAYQRRLLEIGQHIDSPEFREWQFPATRAIGPRIDYAIRQFDAISRREGTLGWIEKSPTHLRYIDLIQKHVPDALFVHVIRDGRATVASIWEAVKKDYHAWRAAFPTIDSCVTTWNNDLNRTLQQEAHPHHLVLNYHEFCEQPDSYLETVWRWLGLPEAKVLEAPVNSTGQSGATQTVLPYEKWKASTEQSIKDYGLEKYMKLFSEEEQVTIAKQLTNNGDVSSLGKLE, from the coding sequence ATGAAACCAGTACGCGTCTTTGTCGTGGGTTGTCCCCGCAGCGGCACAACTTTGGTCCAGTCGCGGTTGTCGGCGCATGGCGGACTAAGCACTTTTCCGGAAACGCAGCTAATGCCACAACTTGTCGGTATGCAGCGACTGCGTGCTGGACTTGCAAAGTGCCGCTCGCCGAGGGAGAGTTTCGCAGATACGGTTATAGGTCTTTTATCAAAATTCGGTTATGGACGCAGCACGAAGGCTGCTTATCAAAGGCGTCTACTGGAAATCGGCCAACACATCGACTCTCCCGAATTCCGCGAGTGGCAATTCCCGGCAACAAGAGCCATCGGACCAAGAATCGATTATGCTATTCGTCAGTTTGACGCGATCTCAAGACGGGAAGGGACACTTGGTTGGATCGAGAAGTCTCCTACTCACCTGCGGTATATCGATCTGATCCAGAAACACGTTCCAGATGCTCTTTTTGTCCATGTCATCCGTGATGGCAGGGCGACCGTTGCCTCAATTTGGGAGGCTGTTAAGAAAGACTATCATGCCTGGCGAGCTGCTTTTCCTACGATCGATTCGTGTGTGACGACTTGGAATAACGACTTGAATCGCACGCTCCAGCAAGAAGCACACCCGCACCATCTGGTGCTGAATTATCACGAATTCTGCGAGCAGCCAGACAGCTATCTTGAAACTGTATGGCGTTGGCTCGGCTTGCCCGAAGCAAAAGTACTCGAAGCCCCAGTAAATAGCACTGGGCAAAGTGGAGCAACTCAAACGGTCTTGCCTTATGAGAAATGGAAAGCTTCGACAGAACAGAGCATCAAGGACTATGGGTTGGAGAAGTACATGAAACTTTTCTCTGAGGAAGAACAGGTGACGATCGCCAAGCAACTTACAAACAATGGTGATGTGAGTTCGTTAGGTAAGCTAGAATAA
- a CDS encoding class I SAM-dependent methyltransferase: MSTSCRLCKSSTELQFKKTILGKYEIGFFRCNECRSLQTETPYWLDESYGDNRRHLDVNAASRAVAWQRLLFMIYRAFQLDSTAKLLDWGAGDGLLVRLLRDVGIDAYYRDPLATNNYANGFEADGVEGTFDVVTAFEVWEHLPNPAGEIANSLSEQPKLYIASTEIFSGQDDSWQYLNLMTGRHVFFYSEEAVRFIAESHGYAYKIAAGKRIMLYKPEFTDRQVSRATRLLSKGNSRLQQAYFSILKKRSLALADRRKMNTLVQQAIEQANASREGAH, from the coding sequence ATGTCTACCTCCTGCCGTCTCTGCAAGAGTTCTACGGAACTGCAATTCAAAAAGACTATCCTGGGAAAGTATGAAATTGGGTTCTTCCGGTGCAATGAGTGCAGGTCGCTTCAAACGGAAACTCCTTACTGGCTTGACGAGTCCTACGGTGACAATCGCAGACACCTTGACGTCAATGCAGCATCCCGAGCGGTAGCCTGGCAACGTCTGCTGTTCATGATCTATCGTGCATTCCAATTAGACTCCACTGCCAAATTACTCGACTGGGGTGCCGGAGACGGATTGCTTGTACGACTTCTCAGAGACGTCGGAATCGACGCCTACTATCGCGATCCGCTGGCTACAAACAATTACGCCAACGGCTTTGAGGCAGACGGTGTTGAGGGCACGTTCGATGTGGTCACTGCTTTCGAGGTTTGGGAACACCTACCCAACCCAGCAGGAGAAATTGCGAATTCACTGTCTGAACAACCGAAACTCTACATCGCTTCTACAGAGATTTTCTCGGGACAGGATGATTCCTGGCAATATCTTAACCTGATGACAGGGAGGCACGTATTCTTCTACTCCGAAGAAGCTGTTCGATTTATTGCCGAATCTCACGGTTACGCTTACAAGATCGCTGCTGGCAAACGCATCATGCTCTATAAACCAGAATTCACTGACCGTCAGGTTTCACGAGCTACGCGATTGCTCTCGAAAGGAAATTCACGCCTTCAGCAGGCATATTTCTCAATACTCAAGAAGCGCTCGCTTGCTCTAGCTGACAGAAGAAAAATGAACACGCTCGTGCAACAAGCCATTGAGCAAGCCAACGCTAGTCGCGAGGGAGCGCACTGA